Within Sorghum bicolor cultivar BTx623 chromosome 2, Sorghum_bicolor_NCBIv3, whole genome shotgun sequence, the genomic segment accaggggttcgtGAGGCTCAAATGGccgacactggtttaactgcatttagcttttaatagtggacaaCATATTCATAATTTAATAGCAatggtcaaggtagcataaataatccaataatcacatgatcaattgtaagcataattaactcatagcataaacgataatcaaatgaacataataacataacaagctccaAGGCCGCttctacatctttacccatgagtcatgatttaccctttcgcccgagtcccgtcgacctcttaacccactaccaaggaaggtcggcagggatcactatgaagcctttcaaaagttcgtctaacatgttagggccacaAGGTTTCCCGGGCAAGCAGATATAGATGCCcctcttccaaatggcacaataacgcgcagcctatacacataaggacagaggctcgcactatacccacgTAGGACGACCCATTTTCGCCAAATCGACTCACGATACGAGTCCTCCGTCTAAAACACGCTAATAATTCAACACAAATCACATAACTAAACAAACTAACAAACTATAACTAAACAAACTAACGTAATAAGAAATTTACCAAGCATACTATAACTAAATTAAACTATAGAAACATAAAGTAAATAAGAAATTTACCTTCTTCAAACGAGGGGTGGCCAGGACAAGGACCGGCAATGGCCGGCCGCAACGAGGAGGGGCGCTGGGGAGGGGCAATAGGGGTGAAGGACGACGGGAAGGGACACTGGAGAAGAGCGGCGCTCGGgtgtgagagagggagagaaagagaggCCCTCGGGGTGAGAGAGGTAGACAAATGAGCTAGAGTGAGCTCTCGGCTGGCTTAAATGGGCGCGAGCATACCCTGCCCTGATCCACGGCGGGGTGCCCCTAACCCGCCATGGATCATGACGGGGTCCACGTCAGCCAGCTCCGCCAGCCGGGCGCCACGTGGCGGCCCTACCCCGCCGCCATGCTTGGCGGGGTGCTGTgcatttgccccgccatgcatggggcCGGGGCCAAACGGGTTAgttataaaaaaatttaaacCGGCCTAAATTTGAATTTGTTTCAAAtttgggctaaaaataaaaaaaaccgcCACGGCCAGGCCACCAGCGGTTGCCGCTTGGTCTAGGGCTAGGGCACATGACCCCTCTAGTTCACTCCTCTTGTCGTCCATGGCGATTGGTCGTGCGTGAGCACCTTTAGGGAGGGGTGGAGGGGCGGTAGGCGGCAAGCAGCTGGCGGTGACAGGTCGAGAAAACGAAGAGCCATGTTCCCCTCGGGAGACCCGTGGGTACGAGAGAAAGACATCGGGGAATACCAGAAGGGCAATACGGTCATTAATAGAAAATATATGTATTTGGAACTTCAAAAATAATTAAATGAATCAAAATCATATGTAGTtatatatttaggccttgtttagttcgcaaaaattttcgtttttgggcaccgtagcactttcgtttttatttgacaaacattgtccaatcacggagtaactaggctcaaaagattcatctcacgtaaactatgcaattagtttttatttttatctatatttaatgctccatgcatgcgaccaaagattcgatgtggtggagaattttgaaaatttttgcgaactaaacaaggccttagcgaaGTGGATGTTGGGGTCATAGAATAGCAAACCACCGTGTAATAGTGATTTTCTCCTCACCCGGGGTTGGCGCGAACCACCGGGGGAAATGGCGGGAAAGCTAGCGGCACTTTGGCGCCAATCTGAGAAACGTGAAAAGGGACCCATCCCCTCTTTTGCCTGTTTATCGCATCCTATTGCTCTCCTCTGCTCGGCCGGCGAAGGGAAGGGGATCGAATCGAAATCGAAGCGAAGCAGAGGGGCGGCGATGCAGATCCGCGTGCAGTGCGGGTGCGGCGAGTCGTCGTGCCCGGAGTGGGCCGTCGTGGAGCTGCAGGGCGTGGTGCAGCCGCAGGCCTCCTTCGCCGGCGACATCCGCGGACTCCACATCGGCCGCCTCTGCTCCGCCCCCTCCCCGTCCTCATCTTCCAAGGCAAGAGATCTTGTTTGATTCCTTGGCCCTCTCTTGTCGTCTGGTTTCTTGGCTGATTTCTAGGTGCTCTCCATGTGGTAGCAGGCAGGGTACACCTTCACGGTTGGGTACCACGAGCTCGCCGGGACCAAGGTGACGCTCAAGAAGCCCCTGCTGGTGCTccggaagaagaaggtgaatgCTGGTTGTGGGGAACAAGagccaccggcggcggcggaggaggtggagctgGAGGTGATTGGCATCATCCGGCACAAGATCCTCTTCAAGGACCGTCCCAAGGCCCTCATCTCAAGTATAATCCACTAAATAATTCACTGCTTTTTTTTGGTCTCTCATCTTCCTGACCTGAGCAGTAGTTCTGAATTTTGTTTATCAAATCGCTGATTGCGTGATCATCTTCTCCAGAGCCGCCAACCAAGGAGAAGAAGACCGTGCAGCCAGCAGCAAAGTGACGCCACGCCAGCAACTTCATGCCCCTTGAGAATCTGAAGCTCCCTTGGTTTGGCTGTGTGTTCCCTGAATATTGCCACTGTTCTAGTTATGACTGGTTTGGTTGATACGTTGTCCGTTGTACAAGTTTAACGATGTTTCCTCCAAAAAAAAAGAGGTTAAGGATGTTCACTTGTATTGTCTGTTTCTTTCTTGGTGTTTAAAGTCTGAGTCATTGCAATATTCCCATGTCACCGTCAGCATTGAATCGCAGCTGGTACAACATTTGGGTATTCATCTCGACTGTTTAAGCAAATCAACAACAAACAGAACAAGAAAAGATCTAAGGAAACACTTAAATCTGCCATCACATATTcttaaatataatctgaaaatGTGTCCTCCACAATTGCCCATACTCACAGGAATGATCACTCGACCCTTTCAAGTGCAGAACAATAACAGGATGGAAATTATAATAACTTCTATGGAGCTATCCTACTTCCAACTAATTCCAGCCTTTTTTTTCAATTGGGTATGAGAACACCTCCAAATTTAAGCCTGAAAATCTTTGTATATTTCCTGTTCCAAATTCATAAGGCATGTGTCATGATTTCTGCCTCCTGTTGCTGGGGTCTGTGGCCAAGAGCAATGAGTCTCAAGAAGGTCCAAATATATGTCAGTTTTCGGTGTCCTGCTTCCAGAACTGGTTTCAAATCTTCATGACATCCTTTTCAGAATTCTCTCTGATCTCCTTGAGTTTCAACTACAGGTTCTGATTTCCTGGAAAATAAGTGTAACGAATAATGATCAAACATAATCAATGGAATGGAAACTACAGGTTTTACAAGCTAGCAAAGCTGTACTCCTGGAGGAAGCAAATAAATCCTCTTTCAGGAAGTCTCATGATATCATAGAATGACAATGTCCAACCATTGTAGTAAATGTTGCTGTAATCATGAATGCATTGTGTACCTCAAGCT encodes:
- the LOC8071876 gene encoding putative uncharacterized protein DDB_G0287975, whose product is MQIRVQCGCGESSCPEWAVVELQGVVQPQASFAGDIRGLHIGRLCSAPSPSSSSKAGYTFTVGYHELAGTKVTLKKPLLVLRKKKVNAGCGEQEPPAAAEEVELEVIGIIRHKILFKDRPKALISKPPTKEKKTVQPAAK